The sequence below is a genomic window from Gossypium hirsutum isolate 1008001.06 chromosome A11, Gossypium_hirsutum_v2.1, whole genome shotgun sequence.
ttctgtcttaatgtcggaagtttgaaaattttaaaattggatcctttttacatgtgtttgctgcatatgtttgttaccTTATTGCTGTACATTGCATTTGTATAACCGTtatggtcacacccttaagtgggagtgaaaaGCTACGCTTTCGTAAGGTTTTCACATTCGTATGAGCTAGTGGATTACTTTCGGGATACTGTACCTATgccttcatgagattttcatctccgtatggccatagggaaatgtgtccccctgaactgaacttggtctatatgagcctataatgggtgaagaccaaggaatctgctggttcaggtaccctggcTTTAGAGCTAaaactcatatagtgaactttaaagaGTTTAGGAAAGATAGTGATAGCCTTCAGTAGGCTACCGTTGTAAGtacttgtttataatttttttatgatactgacctatttttattttgttgtcgTTGCATGTCATTTGGCATttaaaggtgtcgattcacgactcgatttctagattagaaagttttgtaatgaggaatgaataccttgatagagtggaggacaatgcttctgtctgtacctggtcagagaaaaccTAGTTAGAGAAATGAGATAGTGTCACTGAGGGATATacgtcagagttatgggacttcaccaaTATTAATTCGACGCAGAATGAGTTTCAGGAGCTGAGAAACATTTGAgcccaatgggatgacgaggctaagcatcttttctatcagaattatggagaccttccctatttgctagacgtcaaagtagataggcacttgtttcgagcgatggtacagttctggaaccctgcttatagttgctttacatttggtgatgttgatcttgtacctactttggaggagtatacgaaTTTACTACGTTGCTCGAGGATTCAAGGTCACAAGGCTCATGTTAGGCCTGCTAGTCTTCCAACTTTTGCAAAGAAGTTGGTGATGATtactgggatgagtgagcagtgggctgTAGCTCGTATACAGCAAAAGGGTGATAGTAAGTACATTCCATGGGCCattttgagggatttgatatcgacacatccagatgtaaagaaaagggtcgacgtCTTGGCTTTAAGTATTTACGGCATGGTGATTTTCCCAAAGGCGttagggcacatagatgaggcagttgTGGATCTGTTCGATCGCTTTGGTAAGCAGAATACACCTGTACCAGCAATCCTAGCtgagacatttagatctttgagtgcatgtcggagaACCAGCAAAGGTAGATTCATTAGATGTGCACAGTTGCTGTTGGTTTGGTTCCACAATCATTTTTGGAAGCTTGATAATGTTCATTGTCGAGTattctttgagggttattctcCCTTAAAAGAAGCAGTAGACATGCCGAGGAGAGATGACATTTTAGGGGAGAGGTGGATAgacattcttcagaatcttcgagaggaagatgttatgtggaagGCTCCTTGGTTGGTTCTTAGTGAAGTCATTTACCGCTATGGCAGTTTTGATTGAGTCATTTTGCCAGAAATTTGGGGAGTTGTTGGATATGCACCATTGCTTGTTCTAAGGCAATATAGAGCGATGCAGTTCATACCTGTTACACAGGGTCTAGCTCAAAGTGATTTCTCTTGTAAAGGAGATCACTATAAGAAGAAAGATGCGAGAGATTTCTGAGGCTTGGAAGAAGCCTTTCTGTATGAAGATCTTGACCGAAGGCTCAACGTCAATCCTTGAGTATAAAGGGTGGTTTAGTAGGAGAGTCAACGATAATGTCCCTAGGCCAATTTTGGGAGTGGCTCAATCATTAGAGGAGAGCTTACgagtgattccatcagagttagaggttatgaagcaagagttcAAGAGAAAGAATTCAGAGATTGAAAAGAGGATTGAGAAGCTCGAAGAGGAAAAAATATGCTTAAGTCTCGACGTCGATGTTTAAAAGATGGAAGTCGAGaaggtgaaaaaggaaaagaggaagatcgagatgatttaAAGACGCACTACAAAAAGGCCCAAGTAACGTTGAAAAGGGTCGAATTAGGGAGATCTCCAGAGCAGTGGTAGCAAGAGATTcaggaagaaagagccaaagccgagtattgggagaaaAAGTTTCAAGAGATGCAGTCGCGTAATCAGGCCTTAGAGAAggaaaatcaaggattaaaaactaaggtggctgaacttggatgatctcttcatcatcaccgaAGTTGTAACCCTACAATCGAGTTAAAGATAAGCTTGAATAAGATCGAGAAAATGAAACATGATATCGGAAGGTTGGAAGCAGCACTACAGGGCTATGAGCTAcggattgagcagctcgaggcaaGAGAAGAATAGTGGAAGGGAGAACTTCACCATCTTCAGGATCAAGTTGGAAATAGGGATTATCTTATGGGAGAAGCCTTAGTTTAGATTCAAGAGGTTGCTGAACACTTGCAGGATTTGGCAGTACAAGCTAGAACGCTGAGTATAATGTATGAGTCATCGTCAGATAGATGACGagagttaaaattgttattagatagggttaagactctaggcctacgggctaaagcgtatttgtaatccgttttatgaaaagatttttgttctttaaataacgttttctgaaatgaaattgaatcagaatcgacatctttttgcatgcatgcatttgcatttcataGTATCTCATtgtatcatatgcattcaagtttatagaaagaccctaattagttaaaattaatagggagaaagagagtaagagaaagaaaatctggAAGCAACACATCACTACGGAACTCGTGCAAAAACTAAGAACATGGACCAAAGATTTGAACAGTTACAGAAGGACATGCAGGACCAATTGCAAGAGCAAATGGCAAAGATGCAAAACgacatgagggagcaaatgtTGAAGGTACAAAGGAACATGATGGCTGAGACGACCCAAGTTCTGAGGGCCACTGATAAGGGAAAGGCTCCCATGGCAATTACTGGCGAGGAGGATAAGgattatcctccaggtttcaccccaccCCACGTGCCTACACAAACCGAGGCACTTCCTAGGAGGCCATCTGTCACTATAAGGCCCCAACAAGGGTCGGCCGATACTGGGATCCCCATGAATTTCCCAACTGGTTTAGGATTCAATTTGGGTGACAATCCTGTAAATCCTGTCTTTCCTGACTTAGACATGGCTGAAAAAGAGGATCTACGAACTGAGGCTGCAAGACAGTTGGAAGATCGCtgcaaatggttggaggaaaagttCAAGGCTTTAGAGAATGCTGATGGGCATCATAGGGTTGATGCCAAAGATCTAAGCttggtcccagacttggtgcttcttcacaaattcaagatgccagaatttaagaagtacaatgggactacttaCCCAGAAGCCCACATTACGATGTTCTGTAGGAGGATGACTGGGTATgtgaataatgatcaattattgattCACTGTTTCCAAGACAGTTTAATTAGAGCAGCAGCCAAGTGGTATAATCAACTGAGCCGGGCCAGAATAAGTTCATGGAGGGATCTTGCACAGGCCTTCATACAGCAGTacaatcatgtgactgacatgactccGGATAGGACCACgctgcaaaacatggagaaaaggcctaatgaaaattttaggcaatatgcacaaagatggagagaggtagcaatgcaagttcaaccaccgtTGTTGGAGAAAGAGACTACCATGTTGTTCATCAACACTCTAAAAGctccattcatcactcacatgattgggAGCACCACCAAAAGCTATGCGAATATAGTCATGGCGGGAGAGATGATTTAGAATACCATAAGGGGTGGAAAAATTGAGGGGGAAACAACTAAAAGATCGGCTCCAAAGAGAAAGGATAGTGAAGTGAATAACACAAGCACTTTCAACACGagggcaatcacagttggtcaacctAAAATAACTGTGGATGAGCAACAGAGTTCTCAAAGGCAGGAGTCAGGTACAAGGCAGAATTCTGAAAGGATGCAATTCACACCTATCCCcgtgacgtatcgtgagctttatcaaagcttatacgatgcacataTTATTTCTCCTTTTCACTTTAAGCTATTACAGCCCccatatcctaaatggtatgacgcaaatgccAGATGTGAATACCATGCTGGAATACCATGGCATTCGATTGAAAACCGTACTGGTTTTAAGAAGACCGTAGAAAGGCTTATTAAGATGGGGGTAGTGAAGGTCGATAATACCCCGAATACTGAAAACCCATTACCAAATCATAGCGATCAAGAAGTGAATGCCATTGGTGAAACCAGTGAGAGGAGAATAAAGGAAGGCGTGGCTGAGGTGAGAACGCCGATGAAGATGATTTGGGAAGAAATGGTAAAAAGAGAGATGATAATCTCTAAAGAGAGGAATGAAGGAGCAAGGGACTATTGTGAGTTCCATGCCAAAGAGGGGCATAAGATTCCGGAATGCGACGAGTTTAAGGCTTTGATACAAAGCTTTATGGACAACAAAGAGCTAGGATTTTATGAAGCTGGGCCAAATGAGAGACATATATGCACATTAGAAAGTGTACCGAAGAATCAAAATCGACCAAGGATCATTATTTCTTTACCAGGaagtaataaaattgaaatacCGATAGTACCGAAAGTCATCATTCATAAACCTGTTTCCTTTCTTTATAAGGATAACAAGAGAGTTCCATGGAGTTATAACTGCCATGGGTCAATGCAGGAGATGGAGGATATAGCAAGTGCTTCTAAGGAAGTTCAAGGTGAGGGTTCCCATACACGGAGCAGGAGACGGTATGATACAGTGGGCGTCAGAGAGGAGCCCACAAAAATAAAGAATGTCAGTACAGAGAAGGAGAAAGAGGCTGAAGCACCTATCAAGGATCCAGTAAAGGAggaagtggctaaggaatttctaaagttccttaaACATAGCGAGTATAGCATGGTCAAGCAATTGCATAAGCAGCCGGCTCGCATATCATTATTAGCTCTACTTCTGAGTTCTGAGGTGCATCGGGATGCATTGATGAAGGTACTCAACGAAACATGTCACCCATGACATATTCGTTAACAAGCTGGACCGGTTGGTGAATGACATAAGTGCggataatttcatctattttaatgatgatgaaatcccaccgGGGGGCAGGGGGTCAACAAAGGCCCTGTACATCACCACTCGATGTAAGGGGTACACACTCCCAAGCGTGCTCGTCGATAATGGATCGGCTTTGAATGTTCTACCGTTGTCTACTctgaacagattacccattgacgattctcatatgaaaacatgtcaaaatgtggtaagagcctttgacGGTACAGAAAGGAAGGTGATGGGAAGGATTGACATCTCCTTGGAAATTGGGCTGAATATATACGAAGTAgacttcttggtgatggatatcaagccctcctacaaTTGCTTATTAGGGAGGCCATGGATATATTCAGCGGGAGCGGTGCCCTCATCGttgcaccaaaaattaaagttagtgaCGGATGGACAGTTAGTAACCATCAATACGGAGGAGGATATTATAGCCgcagtcactagcaaggccccttatgttGAGACGAACGAAGAGTCTATTGAGTATTCCTTTCTCTCTTTAGAATTTGTGAATGCAACCTTCATTTCAGAAGGGAGTGAGCCACCGGCGCCAAAGATAGCAAGAGCCACGAGGATGGCTCTACAAATGATACTGGGAAAGGGAGCCTTGccaggaagaggattaggaaaaTACCTGCAAGGAGGAACTCAAATCCCAGAACTGAAAGAGAAGAGAGATCGCTTTGGTCTGGGCTTTAAGCCGGACTATAAGAAAACAAGGAAGGAAGTTGAGAAGCGCCAAGAGGGAAGAAGGGCGCGCCTTAATggaagagaagtggagtgggagCTGATGGCATTCCCTCTACTATCCCAAACCTTCATATCAGGAGGGTTACTTATAAAAGAAAGTCATCAGGTTAATGCTATACTCGACGAAGGATCGGAGCAAGGAAACCTTGAGGGTATTCGCCCCTTACGAACCAGGAAGCTctttgaacaattggactacggaggaacttcctgtagtctttaagaatttttcagagtaattttcaaaacattcttgttactttaaggcctaggagtaataggattACATTTGTGGGATGGGGTTACgatcatctattattttttaataaaacataacttttatcaatttgaacgagtattgttttttatcaaccaatattccgttaaacttttgcaattcttattctttcattcatagcacataaataatcattcttaaatttattcattctttgtatattctttatacctcacagatccctagatatcaatgacatgagcattgatattacaaatcctgatttctctcataagcaagacatgtgtttagaggaatcacacgattttgaagatgtccaggATTGTCATGTGTCTCTAAATCTTTTGAGGGTGGTAAAACAGGAGGAGAAaaaaatcatgccacatgagaaagaggcagtagagaatgtagccctagaggaagggaaagaggtgaaaattggcacgCATATTGCTGATGATATTAGGCAATGACTGATTGAGTTGTTacgtgagttcaaggatatcttcacATGGTCttatcaagatatgcctgggttaaatactgatattgtggtgcatcgtcttccaataagacaggattgtaaaccagttcaacagaagttacgaagaatgagaccagatatcgtattaaaaataaaagatgagtcaagaaacagttcgatgcaggattcttacaagaggtgaagtattctgaatgggtagctaacattgtaccagttTCTAAGaaggatggaaaggtacgaatgtgtgttgattacagggaTCTAAACAAAGCTatcccaaaagataatttccctttGCCTCACATAGACACTTTCGTAAACAACACAGCGGGATATttgttgttctccttcatggatgattttttagggtacaatcagataaagatgcatcctgaagacatggacaaaaccaccttcataaccttgtgggggactttctgttacaaggtaatgccctttgggctaaagaatgcaggggcaacataccaaagggctatggtgaccttatttcacaatatgatgcacaaggaaattgaggtgtatgttgatgatatgattgccaaatctcgaaCATAGGAGGAACATATTGAGGTTTTAAAGAAACTATTCTTGAGATTAAGAAAGTTTCAGTTAAAACTTAATTTGGCAAAATGCACTTTCGAAGCCAGGTCGGGGAAGTTACTAAGTTTTgtggtcagtgaaaaaggaatagaagttgatttagacaaagttagagccatacAATATTTGCCTTCATCGCGTACTCAGAAAGAAATTCggggttttcttggaaggttgaattatattgctcggtttatttcacaattaactgagaaatgtgactcCATATTTCGCCTcattagaaaacacaaccaaTGTACTTGGGATGAGGATGCCAGAGTGTTTTCGATAAGGTTAAACAATACTTGTTAAATACTCCTATGTTATCTCCACCTAATCCAGGtagaccattaattctgtacttatcagtgtttagcaattctatgggatgtgtgcttggccaataTGACGAGTCGGGAAGAAAGAAGAATGCGATATACTACCTCAACAAGAGattcacagagtgtgagatgagatattcgccaattgagaaattgtgctGTGCTTTAATCTAGACGactcgaaggttgaggcaatatatgttgtatcatactacttggcttatttcaaaacttgatcctttgaagtatatgatggagtcaacaactttgaatggaagaatgacgaggtggcaaattctgctttcagagtttgacatagtttatgtgagccagaaggttataaaaggaagtgcgatagcggaatttctggctagtagagctctagaagactatgagccgttgaattttgatttcccaaatgaggagttgatgtgtgtaGCAGCTACAGAGGATTATCCTTGGAAGTTGAGCTTTGATGGGGCATCCAATGCAGTGGGAAATAGAATtagggcagtcttggtatccccaaatagtgattattatccattcacgtgcaagttggattttgattgcacaaacaatatgaccgagtatgaagcgtgcatcatgggactCTGAGCGGCTATAGAGCGAAGAATAAGAACCTTGGAAGTTTATGGAGACCccgcgttggtaatttattagcTTAAAGGTGAATAGGAGACAAGGGAtcttaaattgatcaattatcgaaaggtagttttggggttacttgaggagttcgatgacatcactttcaattatatcctATGAGACGAAAACCAGATGACAGATCCTCTAGCAACATTGGCTttaatgattaaagtgaataaagaggAGGAGATGAGACCCATTCAGATGAGAATATTTGAGGCTCCAGctcactgttgtaacattgaggaagaagaaaaggatgataatccttggtatcaggatatattgcgatatatgagagatcgtaaatacctaGAACATGCAACTAAAAATGATAAgcgaactttaaggagattagcctgcgactacgttttggatggggacatcttgtacaaaagaagaatggaccaagtactgttgagatgtgttgacaccgtggaagctaagttaatcAAGTACTGTTGAGATATGTTGACACcgtggaagctaagttaatcttggaagaagttcacgagggtgtttgtgggacgcacgctaatggtttcacgatggctagacaaatcatgaggtttggatattattggtctactttggaaggggactgtatcaactacgccaaaaaataccataaatgtcagatttatggagacaagattcatgtaccaccttcacctctacacgttatgacttttccatggcctttttctatgtgtggcatggatgtcattgggccaatatcaccaaaagcttcaaatgggcatcgctttatttttgtggtcattgattacttcacgaaatgggtagaggctgcttcttatgcgaatgttactaagtcggctgtaagtcgattcttgaagaaagagattatttgtcggtatgggatgcttgaaaggatcatatcagacaatgcactgaacttgaacaacaaaacgatagcagaagtttgcagtcagttcaggattaagcatcataactcttcgCCTTATCTCCCAAAGATAAATGGGGCAGTGAaagctgctaacaaaaacatcaagaagatagtggggaaaatgactgaaacctatagagactggcatgagaagttaccatttgcactaTTTGCTTACCGAACGTCTGTCAGAACTTCTACCAGGGTaactcctttctcgttggtttatgggatggaagcagtgttacccattgaagtggaaatacaGTCTCTTTGAGTCTTGTCAGAGAAAAAGTTGAATGAAGCTGAATGGATACAatcgcgatatgatcagttgaacttgattgacgaaaagaggctaaaggccattcgtcatggtcagatgtatcagaagtgaatgatgcgagcttacgataagaaagtgcgaccaagagaattccatgagggggatctTATGCTGAAAAGATCCTCCCtattcagaaggactttagaggaaaatggatgccaaattgggaagggccgtatgtcatgaagaaggccttctctgggggtgcattgatcttaacggaaatggatgggaagagtttgcccaatccagtgaattcagactcagtcaaaaaaTACTTTTTCTAAAGGAGAAAAGAATtcagggtgaaaacccgcaaagggcgccttgagttttcgaaaaaaaaatggagaggccaaggtgaaaacccgcaaagggtgcattgtgaccaaaggggttttgagttgaaaacccgaaagggcagctcaaattttgaagagtacaCAGTAATCTTACTATATCTGATTCAACGAAGAGTGAAGCGCGTTGCatattggggcatcaacaaagtactttggatcttttaaacacatgttgaattcaagaaagtcttcatggagctggcatataaacgctcaagcggcgatatctagcgcatctaacttttgtcctgtttgctatctttagattctttttcttctcaaagataggctttcagattaatttcctttatatttttgacaaatttattcaaatctaattattctcaagattaaattcatcttccattattcttaaagtatgttgcattaaaataatgatagatgaactaaataattttcacaaatgaagttttgctcattactctggaaatttttagataatacaagaaattaaaacagaacaattgttcGAAGAATTCACGTAATTGGGTTTGAAAGAACTCgaagaaattctttctttagtccaaaatgatgattggacaaatcaaacgattcgatcctaagagaggatcatcttacagacatttttggtgggtcatagcatttgaagaatggtacgaacccacaggctgagtaggaatgatacttcgagagaactaaggataaacttcgacgaaagaatgagtggtgacgtctagaataggggtcatattcataaaaattttacattataacaggtttaattaggagcatttgactcacttcaatcatagcatcctaatcattaggcatgaactcatacacattatacaggttatgtccttcaagggacaatgaaaattgatgcgccttaaccccttaagcagtagggtaacaggctaaagcatagcagatttgaccttTAGGTGTTTAatctgaagtagatccaagatgatttaacatctctgtattgtcaaagaacaaatcgaagaaacagatttagcatctccatattcgacggagagcagatcgaagacataacagATCTAACCTTAGGATGTTTTCAcattgaagtagatccaagatgatttggcatccttgcgtttacaaggagtagatcgaagacatagcagatttggctttcacgtgtttatgctgaagcagatctaagatgatttggcatctctgtattgtcagagaacaaatcggagaaacagatttggcatctccatattcgacggagagcagatcgaagacatagcagatctgaccttcattgaagcagatccaagatgatttggcatctctgtattagacggggagcagatcgaagacacagcagatctgacctttattgaagcagatccaagatgatttggcatctctgtattagacggggagcagatcaaagatataacagattggaccttcattgaagcagatccaagatgatttggcatctctgtattaaacggggagcagatcgaagacatagcaaatctgaccttcatgtgtttacatcgaagcagatccaagatgacagatttgccatctctgtattagacggggaacAAATcggagataacagatttggcatttttgtattagacggggagcagattgaagaagcagatttggtgtctctgtattagacggggagaagatcgaagataacagatttgacgtctctatattagacggggagcagatcaaagatagcagatatcgccttcctgagttgcagtgaaacagattgaagccgtcaagaagccatttaaagaagatcaaggatcaagaactcaagactcagCGAGCCCgagcaaaattggtccttttatagtctttactctattcctgttacacagcaatgagcaaagaggggcagctgtaggcactcaattttgcccgggcccagaaataagtccaaaaacaaaaataataaaccccaaaaaaaaaacgaagtcagagttcagtccaaaattacaaatataatttggctcgatcggaatggcccattacttgaaaagatttaaggtcccatctacaagcttgactcatatggaaatataatcttcaatgatatgcaatcttagatatgatatgcaatcttagatatgatacaatcttagatatgattgcaatcttagatatgatatgcaatcttagaggatatgattttgtaatcttagagatttaatttgtagataccttttaatcttaattgttgatgtaattaatctgtaccgttggatttgaggaggttcaactataaatagaggcctctcccttcattgtaaacacactggagttttggaaaataataaaaatttttgagaactttcactcaaatttctctccctcttacgttcttattttctacggtttgttcttactttattctttgttcatcttcgtttttcaaccctttttattttgatttaatccatgttttcctatttttttatatattttaattttttaataattttagtatcatatcaaactattcatttataataattttttttagtattactcatagtaaattattttttaaattttactcaaatcattatttaaaaaaaaatatattttatttaattgtcatattttatccaaaagtttttctaaaatgaggcaatgtttttcgtatttaggaattcgggaaatagtgccctaacatacTGGGTTGCGAtctcccgtttgtctaaatgtctaaagtatccttctaaatagattttgtaaatcacgggatgatttcagttacgagagtttaagaatatcgtgtcctatcatgctggatgtgatgtttgtattcttttggagctaaggaatctcgatttttcaacttaaataattccggttttaaaaaagggatcctattttgaa
It includes:
- the LOC107891847 gene encoding uncharacterized protein isoform X2; the encoded protein is MDQRFEQLQKDMQDQLQEQMAKMQNDMREQMLKVQRNMMAETTQVLRATDKGKAPMAITGEEDKDYPPGFTPPHVPTQTEALPRRPSVTIRPQQGSADTGIPMNFPTGLGFNLGDNPVNPVFPDLDMAEKEDLRTEAARQLEDRCKWLEEKFKALENADGHHRVDAKDLSLVPDLVLLHKFKMPEFKKYNGTTYPEAHITMFCRRMTGYVNNDQLLIHCFQDSLIRAAAKWYNQLSRARISSWRDLAQAFIQQYNHVTDMTPDRTTLQNMEKRPNENFRQYAQRWREVAMQVQPPLLEKETTMLFINTLKAPFITHMIGSTTKSYANIVMAGEMI
- the LOC107891847 gene encoding uncharacterized protein isoform X1, whose protein sequence is MQFTPIPVTYRELYQSLYDAHIISPFHFKLLQPPYPKWYDANARCEYHAGIPWHSIENRTGFKKTVERLIKMGVVKVDNTPNTENPLPNHSDQEVNAIGETSERRIKEGVAEVRTPMKMIWEEMVKREMIISKERNEGARDYCEFHAKEGHKIPECDEFKALIQSFMDNKELGFYEAGPNERHICTLESVPKNQNRPRIIISLPGSNKIEIPIVPKVIIHKPVSFLYKDNKRVPWSYNCHGSMQEMEDIASASKEVQGEGSHTRSRRRYDTVGVREEPTKIKNVSTEKEKEAEAPIKDPVKEEVAKEFLKFLKHSEYSMVKQLHKQPARISLLALLLSSEVHRDALMKVLNETCHP